The Sphingomonas sanxanigenens DSM 19645 = NX02 genome includes a region encoding these proteins:
- a CDS encoding adenylate/guanylate cyclase domain-containing protein yields MAASDPYITAIIAGRDIRFSIERLSVCRIGRSPHSTIILDDQVASREHAMIRRDATGHCVVSDSGSRNGTLLNGRQLTTPTRLSDQDIIRIGNQELLFNQPEPATTVADFDSPLPTMVHLANSLISVMVADMRNYTVLSRELGEQRISALMSEIFREIGAVLFRNKSWSQKYIGDAVMAVWLHPGASVMPEELAVVIDTIAQINLIIEPMQQRFSLPRPLAFGAAINTGYAQIGNMGSTAIADFTALGDTVNKAFRLESACKELGCEIVVGKSALDMLKTPIPDHMRPPMTHVSIKGYDAPETVYRLMFRDLPRLATLVMTSRDGSGPTTRDNTAL; encoded by the coding sequence ATGGCGGCATCCGATCCGTATATCACAGCGATCATTGCCGGCCGCGATATCCGCTTCTCGATCGAACGGCTGAGCGTCTGTCGGATCGGCCGCAGCCCGCATTCGACGATCATCCTCGACGATCAGGTCGCTTCGCGCGAGCATGCGATGATCCGCCGCGACGCCACCGGCCATTGCGTCGTTTCCGACAGCGGCAGCCGCAACGGCACCTTGCTCAACGGCCGCCAGCTGACCACGCCCACGCGCCTGTCCGATCAGGACATCATCCGCATCGGCAACCAGGAATTGCTGTTCAACCAGCCCGAGCCCGCGACGACGGTGGCGGATTTCGATTCGCCGCTGCCGACGATGGTCCATCTCGCCAACAGCCTGATCAGCGTGATGGTGGCGGACATGCGCAACTATACCGTGCTGTCGCGCGAACTGGGTGAACAGCGGATTTCGGCGCTGATGAGCGAGATCTTCCGCGAGATCGGCGCCGTGCTGTTCCGCAACAAGAGCTGGTCGCAGAAATATATCGGCGATGCGGTGATGGCGGTTTGGCTGCATCCCGGCGCATCGGTGATGCCGGAGGAGCTGGCGGTGGTGATCGATACGATCGCGCAGATCAACCTGATCATCGAGCCGATGCAGCAGCGCTTCTCGCTGCCGCGGCCGCTGGCGTTCGGCGCCGCGATCAACACCGGCTATGCCCAGATCGGCAATATGGGCAGCACCGCCATCGCCGACTTCACCGCGCTGGGCGATACCGTGAACAAGGCGTTCCGCCTCGAATCCGCGTGCAAGGAACTGGGTTGCGAGATCGTCGTCGGCAAATCGGCGCTCGACATGCTCAAGACGCCGATCCCCGACCATATGCGCCCGCCGATGACGCATGTGTCGATCAAGGGCTATGACGCGCCGGAGACCGTCTATCGGCTGATGTTCCGCGATCTGCCACGGCTGGCGACGCTGGTGATGACGAGCCGCGACGGCAGCGGCCCGACGACGCGAGACAATACAGCGCTCTGA
- a CDS encoding M20/M25/M40 family metallo-hydrolase — protein sequence MRAISAALLAAAAAITATGAQAQTRQLRPDQQRYRALLKEMVETNTTVTTGSCTDLATKIAGHLKSAGFADSDITRFAVPEHPKDGGIVVVLPGSSKTLKPMLLLGHLDVVEAKRADWTRDPFAFIEEGGYFYGRGVADMKAMDAIWVDAFMRMKEEGYRPKRTIKLALTCGEETTWAFNGAQWLAANRPELIAAEFALNEGGGGDTDGKGKLIAQQLQVGEKAVQNYRLETTNPGGHSSVPVPDNAIYELAQALTRIQAHEFPVELNDTTRAYFTQTGTSRKDEVGAAMLAIVRNPGDKAAEAILNTDRGFHSMLRTTCVATLLEGGHANNALPQRAAANVNCRIFPGHGVEETQAKLVAVIGDPKVTVTLVPPVRPLAKTPPMDPKIIDPMTTLSARYFPGVPVVPAMATGATDGIFLQAIGIPTYGVPGSWYDPDGNGAHGLNERIEARGVYVGRDYLFDLIKAYAG from the coding sequence ATGCGAGCGATATCGGCGGCGCTGCTGGCAGCAGCGGCAGCGATCACGGCAACCGGGGCCCAGGCGCAGACGAGGCAGTTGCGGCCCGATCAGCAACGCTATCGCGCCTTGCTGAAGGAAATGGTGGAAACCAACACCACCGTCACCACCGGAAGCTGCACCGATCTCGCGACGAAGATCGCCGGGCATCTGAAATCCGCGGGCTTTGCCGACAGCGACATCACCCGGTTCGCGGTGCCGGAGCATCCCAAGGACGGCGGGATCGTGGTGGTGCTGCCGGGCAGTTCCAAGACGCTGAAGCCGATGCTGCTGCTGGGGCATCTCGACGTGGTCGAGGCCAAGCGCGCCGACTGGACGCGCGATCCCTTCGCCTTCATCGAGGAAGGCGGCTATTTCTATGGCCGCGGCGTCGCCGACATGAAGGCGATGGACGCGATCTGGGTCGACGCGTTCATGCGCATGAAGGAAGAGGGCTATCGCCCCAAGCGCACGATCAAGCTGGCGCTGACCTGCGGCGAGGAAACCACCTGGGCCTTCAACGGCGCGCAATGGCTGGCGGCGAACCGGCCTGAACTGATCGCGGCGGAATTCGCGCTCAACGAGGGCGGCGGCGGCGATACCGACGGCAAGGGCAAATTGATCGCGCAGCAGTTGCAGGTCGGCGAGAAGGCGGTGCAGAACTATCGGCTGGAGACCACCAACCCCGGCGGCCACAGTTCGGTGCCGGTGCCCGACAACGCGATCTACGAGCTCGCCCAGGCGCTGACCCGAATCCAGGCGCATGAATTCCCGGTCGAGCTCAACGATACGACGCGCGCCTACTTCACCCAGACCGGCACATCGCGGAAGGACGAGGTGGGTGCGGCGATGCTGGCGATCGTCAGGAACCCGGGCGACAAGGCGGCCGAGGCGATCCTCAACACCGATCGCGGCTTCCATTCGATGCTGCGCACGACCTGCGTCGCCACCCTGCTCGAAGGCGGCCATGCCAACAACGCGCTGCCGCAGCGCGCCGCGGCCAACGTCAATTGCCGCATCTTCCCCGGGCACGGCGTCGAGGAAACGCAGGCGAAGCTCGTCGCGGTGATCGGCGATCCCAAGGTGACGGTAACGCTGGTGCCGCCCGTCCGCCCCCTCGCCAAGACGCCGCCGATGGATCCGAAGATCATCGATCCGATGACGACGCTCTCGGCGCGCTATTTTCCGGGCGTGCCGGTGGTGCCCGCAATGGCGACGGGCGCGACCGACGGCATCTTCCTGCAGGCGATCGGCATCCCGACCTATGGCGTGCCCGGTTCCTGGTACGACCCCGACGGCAATGGCGCACATGGCCTGAACGAGCGGATCGAGGCGCGCGGCGTCTATGTCGGCCGCGACTATCTGTTCGACCTGATCAAGGCCTATGCGGGCTGA
- the thiC gene encoding phosphomethylpyrimidine synthase ThiC: MADIPARTELAVTTGPIRGSRKIHVGAHRVAMREIDLEPSSGEPPVRVYDCSGPYTDPNARIDIMAGLPELRRDWIRSRGDVEEVDQREVKPEDNGQLGPDRSGGVPAFPNVRRKVLRAKAGANVSQMHYARRGIITPEMEYVAIRENVGRAALKEKLIRDGQDFGASIPDYVTPEFVRDEVARGRAIIPNNINHPETEPMAIGRNFLVKINANIGNSAVASNVAAEVDKMVWSIRWGADTVMDLSTGRNIHDTREWILRNAPVPIGTVPIYQALEKVGGIAEDLTWEIFRDTLIEQAEQGVDYFTIHAGVRLPYIPMTAKRVTGIVSRGGSIMAKWCLAHHKESFLYERFEDICEIMKAYDVAFSLGDGLRPGSIADANDEAQFSELATLGELTQVAWKHDVQVMIEGPGHVPMHKIKANMDKQLEACGEAPFYTLGPLTTDIAPGYDHITSAIGAAMIGWFGTAMLCYVTPKEHLGLPDRDDVKVGVVTYKLAAHAADLAKGHPAAKLRDDALSRARFEFRWRDQFNLSLDPDTAEQYHDQTLPAEGAKSAHFCSMCGPKFCSMKITQEVRDFAAKQNSSADTFIAAEEGMAEMSEKFREKGSEIYLPAAE; encoded by the coding sequence ATGGCCGACATCCCAGCCCGTACCGAGCTTGCCGTCACCACCGGCCCGATCCGCGGCAGCCGCAAGATCCATGTCGGCGCGCATCGCGTGGCGATGCGCGAGATCGATCTCGAGCCGTCGTCGGGCGAGCCGCCGGTGCGCGTCTATGACTGCTCGGGCCCCTATACCGACCCCAATGCGCGCATCGACATCATGGCGGGCCTCCCCGAACTGCGCCGGGACTGGATCCGCAGCCGCGGCGACGTGGAAGAAGTCGACCAGCGCGAGGTGAAGCCGGAGGATAATGGCCAGCTCGGCCCCGATCGCTCGGGCGGCGTGCCGGCCTTCCCCAACGTCCGCCGCAAGGTGCTGCGCGCGAAGGCCGGCGCCAATGTCAGCCAGATGCATTATGCCCGCCGCGGCATCATCACCCCCGAGATGGAATATGTCGCGATCCGCGAGAATGTCGGCCGCGCCGCGCTCAAGGAAAAGCTGATCCGCGACGGCCAGGATTTCGGCGCGTCGATCCCCGATTATGTGACGCCCGAGTTCGTGCGCGACGAGGTCGCCCGCGGCCGCGCGATCATCCCCAACAACATCAACCACCCCGAAACCGAGCCGATGGCGATCGGCCGCAACTTCCTGGTGAAGATCAACGCCAATATCGGCAATTCGGCGGTTGCGTCGAACGTCGCGGCCGAGGTCGACAAGATGGTCTGGTCGATCCGCTGGGGCGCCGACACGGTGATGGACCTTTCCACCGGCCGCAACATCCACGACACCCGCGAGTGGATCCTGCGCAACGCGCCCGTGCCGATCGGCACCGTGCCGATCTACCAGGCGCTGGAGAAGGTGGGCGGCATCGCCGAGGATCTGACATGGGAGATCTTCCGCGACACGCTGATCGAGCAGGCCGAACAGGGCGTCGACTATTTCACGATCCACGCCGGCGTGCGGCTGCCCTATATCCCGATGACCGCCAAGCGCGTGACCGGCATCGTCAGCCGCGGCGGATCGATCATGGCGAAATGGTGCCTCGCGCACCACAAGGAGAGCTTCCTCTACGAGCGCTTCGAGGACATCTGCGAGATCATGAAGGCCTATGATGTCGCCTTCTCGCTGGGTGACGGCCTCCGCCCCGGGTCGATCGCCGACGCCAACGACGAAGCCCAGTTCAGCGAACTCGCGACGTTGGGCGAGCTGACGCAGGTCGCGTGGAAGCATGACGTGCAGGTGATGATCGAGGGCCCCGGCCATGTGCCGATGCACAAGATCAAGGCCAATATGGACAAGCAGCTCGAAGCGTGCGGCGAGGCCCCCTTCTACACGCTCGGGCCGCTCACCACCGACATCGCGCCGGGCTACGACCATATCACCTCGGCGATCGGCGCGGCGATGATCGGCTGGTTCGGCACCGCGATGCTCTGCTACGTGACGCCCAAGGAGCATCTGGGGCTGCCCGATCGCGACGATGTGAAGGTCGGCGTCGTCACCTACAAGCTCGCCGCCCATGCCGCGGATCTGGCCAAGGGCCATCCCGCCGCCAAGCTGCGCGACGATGCGCTGAGCCGCGCCCGCTTCGAATTCCGCTGGCGCGACCAGTTCAACCTGTCGCTCGATCCCGACACGGCGGAGCAGTATCACGACCAGACCCTGCCGGCCGAGGGCGCCAAGTCGGCGCATTTCTGCTCGATGTGCGGGCCGAAATTCTGCTCGATGAAGATCACCCAGGAAGTGCGCGACTTCGCGGCGAAGCAGAACAGCAGCGCCGACACCTTCATCGCCGCCGAGGAAGGCATGGCGGAAATGAGCGAGAAGTTCCGCGAGAAGGGCAGCGAAATCTACCTGCCGGCAGCGGAGTAG
- a CDS encoding VOC family protein produces the protein MHHALIPCLRYADAPAAIAFLCDAFGFERHAVYADDADPSIIHHAQLTLDGNMIMLGSADNGSESAKLYNWKTPAEAGGITMCVCAVIDDPDAHAARAAAAGARIIRAPYDNAGYPGRAYDALDTEGNVWNFGSYDPFAA, from the coding sequence ATGCACCACGCCCTGATTCCCTGCCTGCGCTACGCGGATGCGCCCGCTGCCATCGCCTTCCTGTGCGATGCCTTCGGCTTCGAGCGGCATGCCGTCTATGCCGACGATGCCGATCCCTCGATCATCCACCACGCCCAGCTGACGCTCGACGGCAACATGATCATGCTCGGCAGCGCCGATAACGGCAGCGAATCGGCGAAGCTCTACAACTGGAAGACGCCGGCCGAGGCCGGCGGCATCACGATGTGCGTCTGCGCGGTGATCGACGATCCCGATGCTCATGCCGCCCGCGCGGCCGCCGCCGGCGCCCGGATCATCCGCGCGCCATACGACAATGCCGGCTATCCGGGGCGCGCCTATGACGCGCTCGATACCGAGGGCAATGTCTGGAATTTCGGCAGCTACGATCCGTTCGCGGCGTAG
- the mutS gene encoding DNA mismatch repair protein MutS: protein MMAQYFTLKAEAPDCLLFYRMGDFFELFFDDARTASAILDIALTARGEHAGQPVPMCGVPAHSAEAYLARLIKAGQRVAIAEQVESPAEAKARGSKSLVARAVVRVVTAGTLTEEALLDSRAANWLVAIGEAAGGLGLAAVDVSTGRFELAAITGATLDAELARLNPAEIVVAEGSGFDGLARPREGFDSARAETRLKTLYGVATLDGFGSFSRPELAAAGGLLAYLDHAGKGTLPFLQPPERRLAGGTMMIDAATRESLELTRTAQGNRAGSLLDIVDRTVTGAGARMLGADLAAPLVDRAAIAARLGLVRFFAEDQTTRDAMRASLRALPDVGRALGRLAAGRGSPRDLGQLRDGLSAARSLRGALAASAALSPLLAELLPLLDGHGALIDQLAVALVPSPPIDAAQGGYIAEGYDAALDELRATGGDGRRAIAALEARYRESTGIGALKIKHNGVLGYHIEVPARHADALMAADSGFTHRQTLAGVVRFNAPDLHDVASRVTQAGAHALAAEAAHLEALIALAMESAAPIAATANALARLDVAAGLAARAIEGGWCLPAFADHPCLEIEGGRHPVVEASLARAGDRFVANDCKLSPERRLWLVTGPNMGGKSTFLRQNALIAVLAQAGSYVPAARARLGLVDRLFSRVGASDNLARGRSTFMVEMVETAAILAQATPQSLVILDEVGRGTSTYDGLAIAWAVVEAVHETNRCRCLFATHYHELTRLAERLDGLSLHHVRAREWKGDLVLLHEISDGPADRSYGLAVAKLAGLPPPVIARAKSVLAKLEAGRAATGGLAAGLDELPLFAAAAAAEEEKVDALRDALDAIDVDALSPREALELIYRLKALAAE from the coding sequence ATGATGGCGCAATATTTCACGTTGAAGGCCGAAGCGCCCGATTGCCTTTTGTTCTACCGGATGGGCGACTTTTTCGAACTGTTCTTCGACGATGCCCGCACGGCCTCCGCGATCCTCGACATCGCTCTTACCGCGCGCGGCGAGCATGCCGGGCAGCCGGTGCCGATGTGCGGCGTGCCGGCGCATTCGGCCGAGGCCTATCTCGCGCGGCTGATCAAGGCCGGGCAGCGCGTCGCCATCGCCGAGCAGGTGGAATCGCCTGCCGAGGCCAAGGCACGGGGCTCCAAGTCGCTGGTAGCGCGCGCGGTCGTCCGCGTCGTCACCGCCGGCACATTGACCGAGGAGGCACTGCTCGACTCGCGCGCGGCCAACTGGCTGGTCGCGATCGGCGAGGCGGCCGGCGGGCTCGGGCTTGCCGCCGTCGATGTCTCCACCGGCCGGTTCGAACTGGCCGCGATTACGGGCGCTACGCTCGACGCCGAGCTGGCGCGGCTCAACCCCGCGGAGATTGTGGTCGCCGAGGGTTCCGGATTCGACGGCCTCGCCCGCCCGCGCGAGGGGTTCGACAGCGCGCGCGCCGAGACGCGGCTCAAGACGCTCTACGGCGTCGCGACGCTCGACGGCTTCGGAAGCTTCTCGCGGCCCGAACTCGCGGCGGCGGGTGGGTTGCTCGCCTATCTCGACCATGCCGGCAAGGGCACCTTGCCCTTCCTCCAGCCGCCCGAACGGCGGCTGGCGGGCGGCACGATGATGATCGACGCGGCGACGCGCGAGAGCCTGGAACTCACCCGCACCGCGCAGGGCAATCGCGCGGGCAGCCTGCTCGATATCGTCGATCGCACCGTCACCGGCGCGGGCGCGCGCATGCTGGGCGCCGATCTGGCCGCGCCGCTGGTCGATCGCGCCGCCATCGCCGCCCGGCTCGGTCTCGTGCGCTTCTTCGCCGAGGACCAGACGACGCGCGACGCGATGCGCGCCAGCCTCCGGGCGCTGCCCGACGTCGGTCGGGCGCTTGGCCGTCTCGCCGCGGGGCGTGGCTCTCCGCGCGACCTCGGCCAGCTGCGTGACGGATTGTCCGCGGCGCGGTCGCTTCGTGGCGCGCTCGCCGCATCGGCGGCGCTGTCGCCGCTGCTTGCCGAACTCCTGCCGCTGCTCGACGGCCATGGCGCGCTGATCGACCAGCTTGCCGTCGCGCTGGTGCCCTCGCCGCCGATCGACGCGGCGCAAGGCGGCTATATCGCCGAGGGTTATGACGCTGCGCTCGACGAACTGCGCGCGACCGGCGGCGATGGCCGTCGCGCGATCGCAGCACTTGAGGCGCGTTATCGCGAATCGACCGGCATCGGCGCGCTCAAGATCAAGCACAACGGCGTGCTCGGCTATCATATCGAGGTGCCGGCGCGGCATGCCGACGCGCTGATGGCGGCGGATTCGGGCTTTACCCACCGCCAGACCCTCGCCGGTGTCGTCCGTTTCAACGCGCCCGATCTGCACGATGTCGCCAGCCGCGTGACGCAGGCCGGCGCGCACGCGCTGGCGGCGGAGGCCGCGCATCTCGAAGCGCTGATTGCGCTGGCAATGGAGAGCGCCGCGCCGATCGCCGCCACCGCCAACGCGCTCGCGCGGCTCGACGTCGCCGCCGGGCTCGCCGCGCGCGCGATCGAGGGCGGCTGGTGCCTGCCCGCATTCGCCGATCATCCCTGCCTCGAGATCGAGGGCGGGCGCCATCCCGTCGTCGAGGCGTCGCTCGCGCGCGCCGGCGACCGCTTCGTCGCCAATGACTGCAAGCTCTCGCCCGAGCGGCGGCTGTGGCTCGTCACCGGCCCCAATATGGGCGGCAAATCGACCTTCCTGCGCCAGAACGCGCTGATCGCGGTGCTGGCGCAGGCGGGCAGCTATGTGCCCGCGGCGCGCGCGCGGCTGGGGCTGGTGGACCGGCTGTTCAGCCGCGTCGGCGCCTCGGACAATCTCGCGCGCGGCCGGTCGACCTTCATGGTCGAGATGGTCGAGACCGCCGCGATCCTCGCGCAGGCGACGCCGCAGAGCCTGGTCATCCTCGATGAGGTCGGCCGCGGCACCAGCACCTATGACGGCCTCGCCATCGCCTGGGCGGTGGTGGAGGCGGTGCATGAGACGAACCGTTGCCGCTGCCTGTTCGCGACGCACTATCACGAACTCACACGGCTGGCCGAGCGGCTCGACGGCCTGTCATTGCACCATGTCCGCGCGCGCGAATGGAAGGGCGATCTGGTGCTGCTGCACGAGATATCCGATGGCCCTGCCGACCGCAGCTATGGCCTCGCCGTCGCCAAGCTCGCCGGCCTGCCGCCGCCGGTGATCGCCCGCGCCAAATCGGTGCTCGCGAAGCTGGAGGCCGGCCGCGCCGCGACCGGCGGGCTCGCTGCTGGGCTCGACGAACTTCCGCTGTTCGCAGCCGCCGCGGCGGCCGAGGAGGAGAAGGTCGACGCGCTGCGGGATGCGCTGGACGCGATCGACGTCGATGCCCTCAGCCCGCGCGAGGCGCTGGAGCTGATCTACCGGCTGAAGGCGTTGGCGGCGGAATGA
- the hisN gene encoding histidinol-phosphatase → MVSDSDIQLARRLADAAGAAIRPFFRQRFEIETKGDNSPVTEADRAAEAAIRALLATERPADGVIGEEYGIDRGDAERVWVLDPIDGTRAFIGGRPIFGTLIALLEAGRPVLGVIDQPISGERWLGATGHPTLFQGAPARTRRCPVIPSALFATTAPWLFDEIGGHWFETLRMRCRDTLLGGDCYNYGLLASGHIDLVVEQGLKLYDFAALVPVVEGAGGRMCDWQGRALGDGSDGRVIAVGDPALADAVLTLFG, encoded by the coding sequence ATGGTCAGCGACAGCGATATCCAACTTGCCCGACGACTCGCCGACGCCGCCGGCGCCGCGATCCGCCCCTTTTTCCGCCAGCGTTTCGAGATCGAGACCAAGGGAGACAATTCGCCGGTTACCGAGGCCGATCGCGCCGCCGAGGCGGCGATTCGCGCGCTGCTCGCCACCGAACGGCCCGCCGACGGCGTGATCGGTGAGGAATATGGCATCGATCGCGGCGATGCGGAGCGGGTGTGGGTGCTCGATCCGATCGACGGCACCCGCGCCTTCATCGGTGGCCGGCCGATCTTCGGCACGCTCATCGCGCTGCTGGAGGCCGGGCGCCCGGTGCTGGGCGTGATCGACCAGCCGATCAGCGGCGAGCGGTGGCTGGGCGCCACCGGCCACCCGACCCTCTTCCAGGGCGCCCCTGCGAGGACGCGGCGCTGCCCGGTCATCCCCTCCGCGCTGTTCGCCACGACCGCGCCCTGGCTGTTCGACGAGATCGGCGGCCACTGGTTCGAAACGCTGCGGATGCGCTGCCGCGACACCTTGCTGGGCGGCGACTGCTACAATTACGGGCTGCTCGCCTCGGGCCATATCGACCTTGTCGTCGAGCAGGGGCTGAAGCTCTACGACTTCGCGGCGCTGGTGCCGGTGGTCGAGGGCGCCGGCGGCCGGATGTGCGACTGGCAGGGCCGCGCGCTCGGCGACGGCAGCGACGGACGGGTGATCGCGGTGGGAGATCCCGCGCTCGCCGATGCGGTGCTCACACTGTTCGGTTGA
- a CDS encoding NADP-dependent malic enzyme, which produces MSEGANVQFSEREALLFHSYGRPGKIEIIASKPMATQRDLSLAYSPGVAVPVRAIAADPATAYDYTAKGNLVAVISNGTAILGLGNLGALASKPVMEGKAVLFKRFADVDSIDLELDTEDPDAFINAVALLEPSFGGINLEDIKAPECFIIEQALKERMNIPVMHDDQHGTAIITAAGLINACHITGRDLKDVRVVVNGAGAAAIACTALIKAMGVPHDNVLMCDRQGVIYQGRQENMDQWKSAHAAKTDRRSLAEAMVDADIFLGLSAAGALKPELVKTMAKRPIIFAMANPDPEITPPEAKAARPDVIIATGRSDYPNQVNNVLGFPFIFRGALDVRATAINEEMKIAAANAIAGLAREAVPEEVAQAYGGRTHSFGVDYIIPAPFDPRLMEVVPAAVAQAAMDSGVATKPILDMGAYRNALRGRLNPTTSVLTLAYEGARAHPKRVLFAEGEEEVVLRAAIQFRDGGYGTPVLVGRDEVYDRLKALGVDDPHSFELHNSRISPLVPKMVELLYERLQRRGYLKREVERMVNQDRNLFGSLLLKMGEADAMITGVTRPYAQSMREIRRVLDPIEGQTPFGIHILVGQSHTVFMADTTVNERPSAACLADIAEGTAAVARKMGHEPRVAFLSYSTFGNPPGNWLESIREAVAILDARGVSFEFEGEMAPDVALNPKLMANYPFCRLSGPANVLVMPGLQSANISAKLLRELGGDHVIGPMLIGMEKSVQVATMASTASELVTLAVLAAGGIAR; this is translated from the coding sequence ATGAGCGAAGGTGCGAACGTCCAGTTCTCGGAGCGCGAGGCGCTGCTGTTCCATTCCTACGGACGGCCCGGGAAGATCGAGATCATCGCGTCCAAGCCGATGGCGACGCAGCGCGACCTGAGCCTGGCCTATTCCCCCGGCGTCGCCGTGCCGGTCCGCGCGATCGCAGCCGACCCCGCGACCGCCTACGACTATACCGCCAAGGGCAACCTCGTCGCGGTGATCTCCAACGGCACCGCGATCCTGGGTCTCGGCAATCTCGGCGCGCTCGCGTCCAAGCCGGTCATGGAAGGCAAGGCGGTGCTGTTCAAGCGCTTCGCCGACGTCGATTCGATCGATCTCGAACTCGACACGGAGGATCCCGACGCCTTCATCAACGCGGTGGCGCTGCTGGAGCCCAGCTTCGGCGGCATCAACCTGGAAGATATCAAGGCGCCCGAATGCTTCATCATCGAGCAGGCGCTGAAGGAGCGGATGAACATTCCGGTCATGCATGACGACCAGCATGGTACCGCTATCATAACCGCCGCCGGCCTGATCAACGCCTGCCACATCACCGGACGCGACCTGAAGGACGTGCGGGTGGTGGTCAACGGCGCGGGCGCCGCGGCGATCGCCTGCACCGCGCTGATCAAGGCGATGGGCGTGCCGCACGACAATGTGCTGATGTGCGACCGCCAGGGCGTGATTTACCAGGGCCGCCAGGAAAACATGGACCAGTGGAAGTCCGCGCATGCGGCCAAGACCGACCGGCGCTCGCTGGCCGAGGCGATGGTCGATGCCGACATCTTCCTGGGCCTGTCCGCGGCGGGCGCGCTCAAGCCCGAGCTGGTGAAGACGATGGCCAAGCGGCCGATCATCTTCGCGATGGCCAATCCCGATCCGGAGATCACCCCGCCCGAGGCGAAGGCCGCGCGCCCCGACGTGATCATCGCCACCGGCCGTTCTGACTATCCCAACCAGGTGAACAACGTCCTCGGCTTCCCCTTCATCTTCCGCGGCGCGCTCGACGTGCGCGCGACGGCGATCAACGAGGAGATGAAGATCGCCGCTGCCAACGCGATCGCCGGGCTGGCGCGCGAGGCGGTGCCCGAAGAGGTGGCGCAGGCCTATGGCGGCCGCACCCACAGCTTCGGCGTCGACTATATCATCCCCGCCCCGTTCGATCCGCGGCTGATGGAGGTGGTGCCCGCCGCCGTCGCGCAGGCGGCGATGGACAGTGGCGTCGCCACCAAGCCGATCCTCGACATGGGTGCCTATCGCAACGCGCTGCGCGGCCGGCTCAACCCGACCACCTCGGTGCTGACGCTCGCCTACGAAGGCGCGCGCGCGCATCCCAAGCGCGTGCTGTTCGCCGAGGGCGAGGAAGAAGTGGTGCTGCGCGCGGCGATCCAGTTCCGCGACGGCGGCTATGGCACGCCGGTGCTGGTCGGCCGCGACGAGGTCTATGACCGGCTGAAGGCGCTGGGCGTCGACGATCCGCACAGCTTCGAGTTGCACAACAGCCGCATCTCGCCGCTGGTGCCGAAGATGGTGGAGCTGCTCTACGAGCGGCTGCAGCGCCGCGGCTACCTCAAGCGCGAGGTCGAGCGGATGGTCAACCAGGATCGCAACCTGTTCGGCTCGCTGTTGCTGAAGATGGGCGAAGCCGACGCGATGATCACCGGCGTGACCCGGCCCTATGCGCAGTCGATGCGCGAGATCCGCCGCGTGCTCGATCCGATCGAGGGCCAGACGCCGTTCGGCATCCACATCCTTGTCGGCCAGAGCCATACCGTGTTCATGGCCGACACGACGGTCAACGAGCGCCCCTCCGCCGCCTGCCTGGCGGACATCGCCGAGGGCACCGCCGCGGTCGCCCGCAAGATGGGCCACGAACCGCGCGTCGCCTTCCTCAGCTATTCCACCTTCGGCAACCCGCCGGGCAACTGGCTGGAGAGCATCCGCGAGGCGGTGGCAATCCTCGATGCGCGCGGCGTTTCGTTCGAGTTCGAGGGCGAGATGGCGCCCGACGTCGCGCTCAATCCGAAGCTGATGGCGAACTACCCGTTCTGCCGCCTTTCCGGGCCCGCCAACGTGCTGGTGATGCCGGGCCTCCAGTCCGCCAACATCTCCGCCAAGCTGCTGCGCGAACTGGGCGGCGATCATGTCATCGGGCCGATGCTGATCGGCATGGAGAAGTCGGTGCAGGTCGCGACGATGGCGTCGACCGCATCCGAACTGGTGACGCTCGCGGTGCTCGCTGCCGGCGGCATCGCCCGCTGA